A region of Flavobacterium album DNA encodes the following proteins:
- a CDS encoding NAD(P)/FAD-dependent oxidoreductase — protein MPRELQIQVAPEVAAQQELLTAHIAKLMQVSPAEIRHVAILKRSIDARQRSVKVNLKVAVYHNEEYTESKLQLPDYKDVSNKPEVIIIGAGPAGLFAALQLIEIGLKPIVLERGKDVQERRRDLKAINRDHIVDEDSNYCYGEGGAGTYSDGKLYTRSKKRGDVDRILELFVAFGASEEILVEAHPHIGTNKLPKIIKAMREKIIEFGGQVLFNTRVTDILVKNNAVEGVVTQNGDTINAKNVILATGHSARDIFELLDRKKIYIEAKPFALGVRAEHPQSLIDSIQYSCDFNSGRGEYLPPAPYAIVKQVGGRGMYSFCMCPGGVIAPCATSPGEVVTNGWSPSKRDQETANSGIVVELKLEDFKPFAKFGALAGMEFQKAIEQQAWHLAGETQRVPAQRMVDFTQSKVSADIPKTSYVPGTTPVELGKVFPGFLTQTLREGFKEFGKSMRGYLTNEAILHAPESRTSSPVRIPRDPVTLEHVQIKGLYPCGEGAGYAGGIISAAIDGEKCALKCADLVRS, from the coding sequence ATGCCAAGAGAACTCCAGATACAGGTCGCACCCGAAGTAGCCGCACAGCAGGAACTGCTTACTGCCCACATTGCAAAGCTAATGCAGGTAAGCCCCGCCGAAATTCGGCATGTCGCTATATTGAAGCGATCCATAGATGCGCGCCAAAGGTCGGTGAAGGTCAACTTGAAAGTGGCTGTGTATCATAACGAGGAATATACTGAAAGCAAGCTGCAACTGCCCGATTATAAAGATGTTTCCAACAAGCCTGAAGTTATCATCATTGGCGCAGGCCCTGCCGGATTGTTTGCGGCTTTACAGCTTATCGAGATTGGCCTTAAGCCAATTGTCCTTGAGAGAGGGAAAGACGTGCAGGAACGCCGCCGCGACCTTAAGGCTATTAACCGCGACCATATTGTTGATGAAGATTCCAACTATTGTTATGGTGAAGGTGGCGCGGGCACTTATTCTGACGGAAAGCTTTATACCCGTTCTAAAAAGCGCGGCGATGTAGACCGTATCCTTGAACTATTCGTGGCTTTTGGAGCATCCGAAGAGATACTGGTAGAAGCGCACCCGCATATCGGTACCAACAAGCTGCCCAAGATCATCAAGGCTATGCGCGAAAAGATAATCGAGTTTGGCGGGCAGGTACTTTTCAACACACGAGTGACCGACATATTGGTGAAGAATAACGCTGTGGAAGGTGTCGTGACCCAAAACGGCGACACCATTAATGCAAAAAATGTAATACTGGCAACAGGACATTCGGCCCGTGATATTTTTGAGCTGCTGGACAGGAAAAAAATATACATTGAGGCCAAACCGTTTGCACTTGGTGTACGTGCCGAGCATCCGCAAAGCCTTATTGACAGCATACAATACAGCTGCGATTTCAACAGTGGCAGGGGAGAATATCTCCCACCCGCTCCTTATGCCATTGTAAAGCAGGTTGGCGGAAGGGGAATGTACTCGTTCTGCATGTGCCCCGGCGGTGTGATAGCCCCATGTGCCACAAGTCCGGGGGAAGTAGTTACTAACGGCTGGTCGCCCTCCAAACGTGACCAGGAGACGGCCAATTCGGGTATTGTGGTCGAACTGAAGCTGGAAGACTTTAAGCCGTTTGCCAAATTTGGTGCGCTGGCGGGAATGGAATTCCAAAAAGCCATCGAACAGCAGGCATGGCACCTGGCAGGAGAAACACAGCGTGTACCGGCACAGCGTATGGTTGATTTTACACAATCGAAAGTATCGGCGGATATACCGAAAACATCGTATGTTCCGGGAACTACTCCAGTAGAGCTTGGAAAAGTATTTCCGGGATTTTTGACACAAACCCTTCGTGAGGGCTTTAAAGAATTCGGGAAGTCGATGCGCGGCTACCTGACCAATGAGGCCATACTGCACGCACCCGAATCACGCACATCATCGCCTGTGCGCATACCTCGGGACCCGGTAACCCTGGAGCATGTGCAGATAAAAGGACTGTATCCGTGCGGGGAAGGCGCCGGTTATGCAGGCGGTATTATTTCAGCTGCAATCGATGGTGAGAAATGCGCGTTGAAGTGTGCAGACCTTGTTAGATCATAA
- a CDS encoding DUF2891 domain-containing protein: protein MKYFTTALLFISSLAFSQQLTLPQANKLATLPLKCMQQEYPNKLSQMLADSTEIAAPKKLHPAFYGCFDWHSSVHGHWSLVYLLKKFPNLDRKQEIIDKLKINLSKENIQQEIAYLNKKHEKSYERTYGWAWLLKLQQELDTYNEPFAKELGANLQPLTDLLVQRYIEFLPKLNYSLRNGTHTNTAFGLNLAWDYAVHAKNIPLQNSIRENALRLFKDDMVCPFAWEPSGTDFLSPCLEEIGIMQRIMPEKEFLKWLKDFAPALFDKKFTWEPGKVSDRTDGYLVHLDGLNFSRAWNFYHLAKQYPKELGHLKTLADKHIAYSLPAITDGNYEGEHWLATFALYSYQRKD, encoded by the coding sequence ATGAAATACTTTACCACTGCACTCCTTTTTATATCATCGCTTGCATTTTCCCAACAGCTTACCCTCCCACAGGCCAATAAGCTCGCAACCCTCCCACTAAAATGCATGCAGCAGGAATATCCGAACAAACTCAGCCAAATGCTTGCCGACTCCACCGAGATAGCAGCGCCTAAAAAGCTACACCCTGCATTTTATGGATGCTTTGACTGGCATTCTTCCGTACACGGGCACTGGAGCCTGGTGTACCTGCTGAAGAAATTCCCCAATCTTGACAGAAAACAGGAGATCATTGATAAGCTGAAGATCAACCTTTCGAAAGAAAACATACAACAGGAGATAGCCTACCTCAATAAAAAGCATGAGAAGTCCTACGAGCGCACCTATGGCTGGGCGTGGCTTTTGAAGCTGCAGCAGGAACTGGATACGTATAATGAGCCTTTTGCTAAAGAGCTTGGCGCTAACCTTCAGCCATTAACCGATCTTTTAGTACAGCGCTATATCGAATTTTTGCCGAAGCTGAATTATTCACTGCGAAATGGCACGCATACCAATACTGCATTTGGATTAAATCTTGCGTGGGATTATGCTGTGCATGCGAAGAATATCCCGTTGCAGAACAGCATCCGCGAGAATGCATTGCGGCTTTTTAAAGATGATATGGTTTGTCCGTTTGCGTGGGAACCCAGCGGTACCGATTTCCTTTCGCCCTGCCTGGAAGAGATAGGTATCATGCAGCGCATCATGCCGGAAAAAGAATTCCTGAAGTGGCTGAAAGATTTTGCCCCTGCCCTCTTCGATAAAAAATTTACATGGGAACCCGGCAAAGTATCCGACCGTACCGATGGCTATTTGGTACACCTTGATGGCCTTAACTTCAGCCGGGCCTGGAATTTTTATCATCTGGCAAAGCAGTATCCTAAGGAACTCGGACACCTGAAAACGTTGGCGGATAAGCACATTGCCTATTCGCTTCCCGCTATTACTGATGGAAATTATGAGGGAGAACATTGGCTGGCGACTTTTGCGTTGTATTCGTATCAACGAAAAGACTAA
- the recQ gene encoding DNA helicase RecQ has product MKLTEIDLHKELKKYFGFNKFKGLQEDVVSSIISGNNTFVIMPTGGGKSLCYQLPALVLDGVAIVVSPLIALMKNQVDAIRSLSSEAGIAHVLNSSLTKTEVNQVKKDITSGLTKLLYVAPESLTKEEYVTFLKGVPLSFVAIDEAHCISEWGHDFRPEYRNLRAIIQQLGDVPVIGLTATATPKVQEDILKNLDMTDANTFKASFNRPNLYYEIRPKTKNVESDIIRFIRQHKGKSGVIYCLSRKKVEEIAQVLQVNGISAVPYHAGLDAKTRARHQDMFLMEDVDVVVATIAFGMGIDKPDVRFVIHHDIPKSLESYYQETGRAGRDGGEGHCLAYYSYKDIEKLEKFMSGKPVAEQEIGFALLQEVVAYAETSMSRRKFLLHYFGEEFDEENGEGADMDDNVRNPKKKIEAKDQVVTLLEVVRDTNQLYKSKEIIFTLIGKINAVIKAHKTDAQKYFGKGKDFDEKYWMALIRQVLVEGYLSKDIETYGVLKLPQKGIDFIKNPVSFLMSEDHDYNETDEETTVTASKSSGVADEVLMGMLRDLRKKVAKKLGVPPFVVFQDPSLEDMALKYPVSLDELGNVHGVGEGKAKKYGKEFVELIARYVEDNDITRPDDLVVKSTGANSALKLYIIQNIDRKLSLNDIAKAKGLDMDALMKEMEQIVYSGTKLNIKYWIDEILDEDQQEEIQDYYMESETDSIKEALKEFDGEYDTEELRLMRIKFISEVAN; this is encoded by the coding sequence ATGAAATTGACCGAAATTGACTTACATAAAGAGTTAAAAAAATATTTTGGTTTTAACAAATTCAAGGGCCTCCAGGAAGATGTGGTATCAAGCATTATCTCGGGCAATAACACATTTGTTATCATGCCTACCGGGGGCGGCAAATCGCTGTGCTACCAGCTGCCTGCACTGGTGCTTGACGGTGTTGCGATAGTAGTATCGCCGCTTATCGCCCTCATGAAAAACCAGGTAGATGCCATCCGCAGCCTCTCTTCAGAAGCAGGCATAGCGCACGTACTAAATTCATCGCTTACAAAAACAGAGGTGAACCAGGTTAAGAAAGACATTACCTCCGGCCTCACAAAATTATTGTACGTTGCCCCCGAATCGCTTACCAAAGAAGAATATGTAACATTCCTTAAAGGGGTTCCGCTATCTTTTGTTGCCATAGACGAGGCGCACTGCATATCGGAATGGGGACATGATTTCAGGCCGGAATACCGAAACCTCCGCGCTATAATCCAGCAGCTGGGCGATGTACCGGTAATAGGCCTTACCGCCACGGCAACGCCAAAAGTGCAGGAGGACATACTGAAAAACCTCGATATGACCGATGCCAATACCTTTAAGGCATCGTTCAACAGGCCGAACCTGTATTATGAGATACGGCCTAAAACCAAGAATGTAGAATCGGATATCATACGTTTTATCCGCCAGCATAAAGGCAAATCGGGCGTTATTTACTGCCTGAGCCGCAAAAAAGTGGAAGAAATCGCGCAGGTATTGCAGGTAAACGGCATAAGCGCTGTTCCATACCATGCAGGGCTTGACGCGAAAACGAGAGCCAGACACCAGGACATGTTCCTGATGGAGGATGTAGATGTGGTGGTAGCTACCATTGCCTTCGGGATGGGGATCGACAAGCCCGATGTGCGCTTCGTGATCCACCATGACATCCCAAAATCGCTGGAAAGCTATTACCAGGAAACGGGTCGTGCAGGCCGTGATGGCGGCGAAGGCCACTGCCTAGCCTACTACTCTTACAAAGACATCGAGAAACTCGAAAAATTCATGTCCGGCAAGCCGGTCGCCGAGCAGGAAATAGGCTTTGCACTGCTCCAGGAAGTCGTGGCATACGCCGAAACCTCTATGTCGAGGCGTAAATTCCTTCTGCATTATTTCGGCGAGGAATTTGATGAGGAGAATGGCGAAGGGGCCGATATGGATGATAACGTACGCAACCCTAAAAAGAAAATCGAAGCTAAAGACCAGGTGGTTACGCTGCTTGAAGTAGTACGTGACACCAACCAGCTTTACAAATCAAAAGAAATCATATTTACGCTTATCGGGAAAATCAATGCCGTTATAAAAGCGCATAAGACCGATGCCCAAAAGTATTTCGGCAAAGGAAAAGACTTTGACGAAAAATACTGGATGGCATTGATACGGCAGGTACTGGTGGAAGGCTACCTTTCTAAAGACATAGAAACCTACGGGGTACTGAAGCTTCCGCAAAAGGGTATTGACTTCATCAAAAACCCTGTATCGTTCCTGATGAGCGAAGACCATGATTATAATGAAACAGATGAAGAAACTACCGTAACCGCTTCGAAATCATCGGGCGTTGCCGACGAGGTACTGATGGGGATGCTCCGCGACCTCCGCAAAAAAGTAGCCAAAAAACTGGGCGTACCTCCATTTGTGGTATTCCAGGATCCTTCGCTCGAAGATATGGCGCTAAAATATCCTGTTTCTCTCGATGAGCTTGGCAATGTACACGGTGTAGGCGAAGGAAAGGCCAAAAAGTACGGAAAAGAATTCGTAGAGTTGATTGCAAGGTATGTGGAAGATAATGACATCACCCGCCCGGACGACCTTGTAGTGAAATCTACCGGGGCCAATTCGGCGCTCAAATTGTATATCATACAGAATATCGACCGGAAACTTTCGCTGAATGATATTGCCAAAGCTAAAGGGCTTGATATGGATGCGCTGATGAAGGAAATGGAGCAGATCGTATACTCCGGCACCAAGCTGAACATAAAATACTGGATCGATGAGATACTGGACGAAGACCAGCAGGAAGAGATCCAGGACTACTACATGGAAAGCGAAACCGACAGCATTAAAGAGGCCCTGAAAGAATTTGACGGCGAATATGACACCGAAGAATTGAGGCTGATGCGAATCAAGTTTATCAGCGAAGTAGCGAATTAG
- a CDS encoding KpsF/GutQ family sugar-phosphate isomerase: protein MINKVAILASAKKTLLSESESIASLVNYLDDDFASTVEIIYNATGRVVVTGIGKSAIIAAKIVASLNSTGTPAMFLHAAEAIHGDLGMVQPGDVVICISKSGNSPEIKVLAPLLKRYGNVLIGMTGNKNSFLAKESDYVLNAYVEAEADPNNLAPTNSTTAQLVLGDALTVCLIELRGFRSEDFAKYHPGGALGKKLLLRVGDMLDGTHKPMVSPDCSIKKAIVEISEKRLGVTAVIENDKVVGIITDGDIRRMLNDRDNIAGVTAADIMTKSPKTIKSTDMAADALNTMENYAITQLVVADDGEYKGILHLHDILKEGIV from the coding sequence TTGATAAACAAAGTCGCTATACTGGCTTCTGCCAAAAAAACCCTGCTGTCTGAAAGCGAGAGCATTGCAAGCCTTGTGAATTACCTTGATGACGATTTTGCCAGCACTGTTGAGATTATATATAATGCCACAGGCCGCGTTGTGGTTACCGGAATAGGAAAGAGCGCTATCATTGCTGCCAAAATCGTGGCCTCCCTTAACTCTACAGGCACCCCGGCAATGTTCCTGCATGCCGCCGAAGCTATTCATGGCGACCTCGGTATGGTGCAGCCCGGAGATGTGGTTATCTGTATATCAAAAAGTGGTAACAGCCCCGAAATAAAAGTGCTTGCCCCATTGCTGAAACGTTACGGCAATGTGCTCATCGGCATGACAGGCAATAAAAATTCATTCCTGGCTAAAGAATCCGATTACGTTCTCAATGCGTATGTAGAAGCGGAGGCCGACCCAAATAACCTGGCACCGACCAACAGTACTACGGCACAGCTTGTCCTGGGCGATGCGCTTACCGTATGCCTTATCGAGTTGCGTGGTTTCCGCAGCGAGGATTTTGCAAAATACCATCCGGGCGGTGCGCTGGGCAAAAAGCTGCTCCTTCGCGTAGGCGACATGCTCGATGGGACGCATAAACCGATGGTTTCGCCCGATTGCAGCATTAAAAAAGCGATAGTCGAAATATCCGAGAAGAGGCTGGGGGTTACCGCGGTAATTGAAAATGACAAAGTCGTGGGCATTATAACCGATGGCGACATCAGGCGTATGCTCAACGACCGTGACAACATTGCGGGAGTGACGGCTGCCGATATAATGACAAAGTCGCCCAAAACGATAAAGTCGACCGACATGGCGGCGGATGCCCTGAATACCATGGAAAACTACGCCATAACACAGCTCGTAGTGGCCGATGACGGCGAATATAAAGGCATACTGCACTTACATGATATTTTAAAAGAAGGAATCGTATAA
- the tatC gene encoding twin-arginine translocase subunit TatC, producing the protein MAKNKKEAGEMSFLDHLEELRWLLVRSTLAIVIGACVAFTFSGYIFDNIIFAPKRSDFITYRIFCDLANKYDLDKSFCVTEIPFDIISRTMDGQFSTDIWTSITAGLILVFPYILYLVWKFISPALYEKEKRYAVSFILSTSVLFFLGVLFGYFLIMPLSINFLGNYTISNVVKNNVDLDSYLSLIKTTVISCGLVFELPIIIYFLAKLGLVTATFLRKYRRYAYVIILILAAIVTPPDVVSQMIVTIPLAILFEASIFIAARINKNKEKEALANG; encoded by the coding sequence ATGGCAAAAAATAAAAAAGAGGCAGGCGAAATGTCCTTCCTGGATCATCTTGAAGAGCTGCGCTGGCTGCTTGTAAGGAGCACATTAGCTATCGTAATTGGTGCTTGTGTGGCGTTTACCTTCAGTGGGTATATATTCGATAATATCATTTTCGCACCCAAAAGATCGGATTTTATTACCTACCGTATTTTCTGCGACCTGGCCAACAAATACGACCTCGATAAAAGCTTTTGTGTTACCGAAATACCTTTCGACATTATAAGCCGCACCATGGACGGGCAGTTCAGCACCGACATCTGGACATCCATCACCGCTGGGCTTATCCTGGTGTTTCCGTACATCCTTTACCTGGTATGGAAATTCATCAGCCCGGCGCTGTATGAAAAAGAAAAAAGATACGCGGTATCGTTTATTCTTTCAACTTCGGTATTGTTCTTCCTGGGGGTACTGTTCGGCTATTTCCTCATTATGCCGCTTTCGATTAACTTCCTTGGGAACTATACCATCAGTAATGTTGTAAAAAATAATGTCGACTTAGACTCCTACCTTAGCCTTATAAAGACAACCGTGATATCGTGTGGGCTTGTATTCGAGCTGCCGATAATCATTTATTTCCTTGCGAAGTTAGGCCTCGTGACCGCCACATTTTTACGGAAATACAGGAGGTATGCCTATGTTATAATACTAATACTGGCCGCCATTGTAACGCCGCCCGACGTTGTGAGCCAGATGATAGTTACCATTCCGCTGGCGATATTGTTCGAGGCAAGTATATTTATAGCGGCGCGCATTAATAAAAATAAAGAAAAAGAAGCACTTGCAAATGGCTGA
- a CDS encoding carboxymuconolactone decarboxylase family protein has product MADLVQEFNDYRQKMNDKLLADNNKIIKRIFNLDTNAYMEGALDVKTKELLGLVASAVLRCDDCIKYHLETSHKEGLTKEQVMEALGIATLVGGTIVIPHLRRAYEFWEALEENAKGNV; this is encoded by the coding sequence ATGGCTGATTTAGTACAGGAATTCAACGACTACCGCCAAAAGATGAACGATAAGCTCCTGGCGGACAACAATAAGATCATTAAGCGTATCTTTAACCTGGATACCAATGCCTATATGGAAGGTGCGCTGGACGTAAAGACCAAAGAGTTGCTCGGCCTTGTGGCTTCGGCAGTGCTTCGGTGCGACGACTGTATCAAGTACCATTTAGAGACCAGCCATAAGGAAGGCCTCACCAAAGAACAGGTCATGGAAGCGCTGGGTATAGCAACACTTGTAGGCGGTACCATCGTAATACCCCACCTGCGCCGGGCCTATGAGTTTTGGGAAGCATTGGAGGAAAATGCAAAAGGCAACGTTTAA
- the lptB gene encoding LPS export ABC transporter ATP-binding protein, translated as MKLRAEHLVKTYKGRSVVKGISVEVNQGEIVGLLGPNGAGKTTSFYMIVGLVKPNDGKIFLDQTEITDFPMYKRAQHGIGYLAQEASVFRKLSIEDNIMSVLQLTKLSKQEQEAKMEALIEEFSLGHIRTNRGDLLSGGERRRTEIARALATDPKFILLDEPFAGVDPVAVEDIQRIVAQLKDKNIGILITDHNVQETLAITDKTYLMFEGGILKAGVPEELVQDEMVRKVYLGQNFELRRKKIDFHKPKPGKEVESDKEPEQENL; from the coding sequence ATGAAACTGAGAGCAGAGCATTTAGTAAAGACCTACAAGGGCCGCAGCGTTGTAAAAGGCATATCGGTAGAGGTGAACCAGGGCGAGATCGTAGGGCTTTTAGGGCCGAACGGTGCCGGTAAAACCACGTCGTTCTACATGATCGTGGGGCTGGTAAAGCCCAATGATGGCAAGATATTCCTCGACCAGACAGAGATAACCGATTTCCCGATGTATAAGCGCGCGCAACACGGCATTGGCTACCTGGCACAGGAAGCATCGGTATTCCGAAAACTTAGCATTGAGGATAATATCATGAGCGTTCTGCAATTGACAAAACTTTCCAAACAGGAGCAGGAAGCCAAAATGGAAGCGCTGATCGAAGAGTTTTCATTAGGCCATATACGTACCAACAGGGGTGACCTTTTGTCCGGTGGGGAGAGGAGGCGTACCGAAATAGCACGCGCACTGGCAACCGACCCGAAATTCATCCTTCTTGATGAGCCTTTCGCGGGCGTTGACCCCGTTGCGGTGGAAGATATCCAGCGTATCGTGGCACAATTGAAAGATAAAAATATCGGCATCCTGATAACAGACCACAACGTACAGGAAACCCTTGCCATTACAGATAAGACCTACCTGATGTTCGAAGGGGGCATCCTGAAGGCCGGTGTACCCGAAGAGCTTGTTCAGGATGAAATGGTGCGGAAGGTGTACCTTGGACAGAACTTTGAGCTGCGCCGCAAAAAGATCGACTTCCACAAGCCGAAACCGGGCAAAGAGGTGGAATCAGACAAAGAACCGGAACAGGAAAATCTGTAA
- the bglX gene encoding beta-glucosidase BglX codes for MKQTQTLLLLALFAIGTTQAQNKKAMDKKQDIEKKIDALMAKMTLEEKVGQMNQYNGFWDVTGPSPKEGSAALKYEHLRKGWVGSMLTVRGVKEVRAVQKIAVEETRLGIPLIIGFDVIHGYKTLSPIPFAEAASWDMDAIRKSAEVAAGEASASGINWTFGPMVDISRDARWGRVMEGAGEDPYLGSKVAAARVKGFQGDDLSQPTTIAACAKHFAGYGFIEGGRDYNTVDMGNATLFNTVLPPFKAAKEAGVRTFMNAFNLLNGVPATGNSFLQRDILKGKWGFDGFVITDWASIREMIAHGFAKDGAEASLKAITAGADMDMESHLYVSELVKLVNDGKVDVKLIDDAVRRILRVKFELGLFDDPYRYCDEKREAATIGSKANRDAVLDMAKKSIVLLKNEKNLLPLKKNGQKIALIGALANDKTSPLGSWRIASQDETAISVLEGMQQYKGNTLTYEKGGEAYLGKPTFLTEVAWNTTDRSGFEAAKKAAAAADVVVMVLGEHGFQSGEGRSRTNLDLPGLQQELLEEVYKVNPNVVLVLNNGRPLALPWAAEHIPAIVEAWQLGTETGNAVAQVLYGDYNPSGKLPMSFPRNVGQVPIYYNQHSTGRPTDADNNVFWSHYSDVEKTPLFAFGYGLSYTTFKYGTIKLDKKTYANGEPVKVSVEVTNTGNYDGKEVVQLYIRDIAASLSRPVKELKGFELVPLKKGETKTVTFTLSDNELGFYNNNGDYLVEPGVFKVFVGTSSVDTQEAEFELR; via the coding sequence ATGAAACAAACACAAACACTACTGCTGCTGGCGCTTTTTGCCATCGGCACTACACAGGCGCAGAACAAGAAAGCAATGGACAAAAAACAGGACATCGAGAAAAAGATCGACGCATTAATGGCCAAAATGACCCTTGAGGAAAAGGTGGGCCAGATGAACCAGTACAACGGATTTTGGGATGTAACAGGGCCTTCGCCGAAAGAGGGAAGCGCCGCCCTTAAATACGAGCACCTGCGCAAAGGCTGGGTAGGTTCTATGCTCACTGTGCGCGGCGTTAAGGAAGTCCGCGCCGTACAGAAGATCGCTGTGGAGGAAACACGCCTCGGCATCCCGCTAATCATCGGTTTCGATGTAATACACGGATACAAAACCTTAAGCCCTATCCCCTTTGCCGAAGCCGCGAGTTGGGATATGGATGCTATACGGAAGTCGGCTGAGGTGGCTGCAGGCGAGGCATCTGCATCGGGTATCAACTGGACGTTTGGGCCAATGGTCGATATCAGCCGCGATGCCCGCTGGGGCCGCGTTATGGAAGGTGCCGGTGAAGATCCATACTTGGGTAGCAAAGTGGCAGCAGCGCGCGTAAAGGGCTTCCAGGGGGATGACCTTTCGCAGCCTACGACTATCGCAGCCTGTGCCAAGCACTTTGCGGGATATGGGTTTATAGAGGGAGGCCGCGATTATAACACTGTTGATATGGGCAATGCCACACTTTTTAATACGGTACTGCCGCCTTTTAAAGCAGCGAAAGAGGCAGGGGTGCGCACATTTATGAATGCCTTTAACCTGCTGAACGGCGTTCCGGCAACGGGCAACAGCTTTTTGCAGCGCGACATCCTGAAAGGCAAATGGGGCTTTGACGGCTTCGTGATCACCGACTGGGCTTCCATTCGGGAAATGATCGCGCATGGGTTTGCTAAAGATGGTGCAGAAGCTTCGCTGAAAGCCATAACCGCAGGCGCGGATATGGATATGGAATCGCATTTGTATGTCAGCGAATTGGTGAAGCTCGTGAACGATGGCAAAGTGGATGTAAAGCTGATAGACGATGCCGTGCGAAGGATACTAAGGGTAAAATTCGAGCTCGGCCTGTTTGACGACCCCTACCGTTATTGTGATGAAAAGCGCGAAGCAGCGACCATTGGCAGCAAAGCCAACCGCGATGCGGTGCTGGATATGGCAAAGAAGTCGATTGTACTTTTAAAGAACGAAAAGAACCTGCTGCCGCTTAAAAAGAACGGGCAGAAAATAGCCCTCATCGGTGCGCTTGCAAATGATAAGACGAGTCCGCTGGGTAGCTGGAGGATCGCCTCGCAGGATGAAACCGCCATATCGGTACTGGAAGGGATGCAACAGTATAAAGGCAATACACTTACCTATGAAAAGGGTGGCGAAGCTTACCTTGGCAAACCGACATTCCTTACCGAAGTAGCCTGGAACACCACCGACCGCAGTGGGTTTGAAGCCGCCAAAAAAGCAGCGGCAGCTGCCGATGTTGTGGTGATGGTGCTTGGTGAGCACGGCTTCCAGAGCGGTGAAGGCCGCAGCCGCACCAACCTCGACCTGCCGGGACTGCAGCAGGAATTGCTGGAGGAAGTTTATAAAGTGAACCCTAATGTGGTTCTGGTGCTTAACAACGGCCGTCCGCTGGCACTGCCATGGGCTGCGGAACATATCCCTGCCATTGTAGAAGCATGGCAGCTGGGGACAGAAACAGGCAATGCCGTTGCGCAGGTATTGTATGGCGATTATAACCCAAGCGGGAAGTTGCCGATGAGCTTTCCGCGCAATGTAGGGCAGGTGCCTATTTACTATAACCAGCATTCTACCGGAAGGCCGACAGATGCCGATAACAATGTGTTCTGGTCGCATTATTCGGATGTGGAGAAAACGCCGCTGTTCGCTTTCGGGTATGGGTTGAGCTATACTACATTTAAGTACGGGACTATAAAGCTGGATAAGAAAACCTATGCCAATGGTGAACCGGTAAAAGTATCTGTTGAAGTGACCAACACAGGGAATTATGACGGTAAGGAAGTGGTTCAATTATACATCAGGGATATTGCGGCAAGCCTGTCACGCCCTGTAAAAGAACTCAAAGGCTTTGAATTGGTGCCTTTGAAAAAGGGGGAAACCAAAACCGTGACTTTTACATTGAGCGATAACGAACTTGGATTCTATAACAATAATGGTGATTATCTGGTAGAGCCGGGAGTGTTTAAGGTTTTTGTAGGGACGAGTTCGGTTGATACGCAGGAGGCGGAGTTTGAATTGAGGTAG